From a single Pseudomonas cremoricolorata genomic region:
- the arfA gene encoding alternative ribosome rescue factor ArfA: MSKKASKPGPNKAKSIIAQPLFRCRQERSGKGKGSYRREAFQSRDWEASSFLAA; this comes from the coding sequence ATGAGCAAAAAGGCCAGCAAACCCGGCCCGAACAAAGCCAAATCGATCATCGCCCAGCCACTGTTCCGTTGCCGCCAGGAACGCTCTGGCAAGGGCAAAGGTAGCTACCGTCGCGAAGCCTTCCAATCGAGAGATTGGGAGGCTTCTTCCTTTCTGGCGGCATGA
- the lipB gene encoding lipoyl(octanoyl) transferase LipB, with the protein MHACLGFRELGLQPYEPVLEAMRRFTGQRDAAVQDEVWLVEHTPVFTQGQAGKPEHLLLPGDIPLVQTERGGQVTYHGPGQLVAYLLLDVRRRGIGVRELVSRIERSLVDLLASYGVPAAAKPDAPGVYVNGAKIASLGLRIRNGCSFHGLALNVDMDLAPFRRINPCGYAGLVMTQLREHTGPIELDEVRTRLREQLVRHLDYAEQTTLTGGID; encoded by the coding sequence ATGCACGCGTGCCTGGGTTTTCGTGAGCTTGGTCTGCAGCCCTATGAACCGGTGCTGGAAGCCATGCGGCGATTTACCGGGCAGCGCGATGCGGCAGTGCAGGATGAAGTCTGGCTGGTCGAACACACTCCAGTGTTCACCCAGGGCCAGGCAGGCAAGCCCGAGCACCTTTTGTTGCCGGGCGACATTCCACTGGTGCAGACCGAGCGCGGCGGCCAGGTGACCTACCACGGCCCCGGGCAACTGGTGGCCTACCTGCTGCTCGATGTGCGTCGCCGCGGCATTGGCGTGCGCGAACTGGTCAGCCGCATCGAGCGCAGCCTGGTCGACCTGCTCGCCAGTTATGGCGTGCCAGCGGCGGCCAAGCCCGACGCCCCCGGCGTGTACGTCAACGGGGCGAAAATCGCCTCGCTGGGGCTGCGCATCCGTAACGGTTGCTCGTTCCATGGCCTGGCGCTGAACGTCGACATGGACCTGGCGCCGTTTCGCCGCATCAACCCCTGTGGCTATGCCGGGCTGGTCATGACCCAGCTGCGCGAGCACACAGGGCCGATCGAACTCGACGAGGTCAGGACGAGGCTGCGTGAACAGCTGGTCAGACACCTCGACTACGCAGAGCAGACGACCCTCACGGGCGGAATCGACTGA
- a CDS encoding D-alanyl-D-alanine carboxypeptidase family protein, giving the protein MNITKIAKRLCLPVLLMIMPAAFAAEQMMPAAPQLAAKSYVLMDASSGNVLVENNGDERLPPASLTKLMTAYIATLDIRRGQIGENDPVTVSENAWRTGGSRMFIKVGTQVSVSDLLHGIIIQSGNDASVALSEHIAGSEDAFADMMNKTAADLGMSNSHFMNPTGLPHPEHYSSAHDMAVLARAIINEDPAHYAIYSQKEFFWNNIKQPNRNLLLWRDKTVDGLKTGHTEEAGYCMVASAVRDGQRLIAVVFGTNSEQSRAAETQKLLTYGFRFFETQTFYQKGTELAQAPVWKGATSQVKAGLANDLTMTMPKGQLKRLQASMTINPQLTAPIAQGDVIGKVEVKLDDKVVHSADLIALEPVEEGGFIRRMWDSIRLFFYGLFN; this is encoded by the coding sequence ATGAACATCACCAAAATAGCCAAACGCCTGTGCCTGCCCGTGCTGCTGATGATCATGCCTGCTGCCTTCGCGGCGGAGCAGATGATGCCAGCAGCGCCGCAACTGGCCGCCAAGTCCTACGTGCTGATGGATGCCTCCAGCGGCAACGTGCTGGTCGAGAACAACGGTGACGAGCGCCTGCCGCCCGCCAGCCTGACCAAACTGATGACCGCCTACATCGCCACCCTCGACATCCGTCGCGGGCAGATCGGCGAGAACGACCCTGTCACCGTCAGCGAAAACGCGTGGCGCACCGGTGGTTCGCGCATGTTCATCAAGGTCGGCACCCAGGTCAGCGTCAGCGACCTGCTGCACGGCATCATCATTCAGTCGGGCAACGATGCCTCGGTGGCGCTCTCCGAGCACATCGCCGGCAGCGAAGACGCCTTCGCCGACATGATGAACAAGACCGCCGCCGACCTGGGCATGAGCAACAGCCACTTCATGAACCCGACCGGCCTGCCACACCCCGAGCACTACTCCTCGGCGCACGACATGGCCGTGCTGGCCCGGGCGATCATCAACGAAGACCCGGCGCACTACGCGATCTACTCGCAGAAAGAGTTCTTCTGGAACAACATCAAGCAGCCCAACCGCAACCTGCTGCTGTGGCGTGACAAGACCGTCGATGGCCTGAAAACCGGCCACACCGAAGAGGCCGGCTACTGCATGGTGGCCTCGGCGGTACGTGACGGTCAGCGTCTGATCGCCGTGGTGTTCGGCACCAACAGCGAGCAATCGCGCGCTGCCGAAACGCAGAAACTGCTGACCTACGGCTTCCGCTTCTTCGAAACCCAGACCTTCTATCAGAAAGGTACCGAACTGGCCCAGGCGCCGGTGTGGAAGGGTGCTACCTCGCAGGTCAAGGCCGGTCTGGCCAACGACCTGACCATGACCATGCCCAAAGGCCAGCTCAAGCGCCTGCAGGCTTCGATGACCATTAACCCACAGCTCACCGCGCCCATCGCCCAAGGTGACGTGATCGGTAAAGTGGAAGTCAAACTGGATGACAAAGTGGTCCACAGCGCCGACCTGATCGCCCTCGAGCCGGTCGAGGAAGGTGGTTTCATCCGTCGTATGTGGGATAGCATTCGGCTATTCTTCTACGGCTTGTTCAACTGA
- a CDS encoding DUF493 domain-containing protein, which translates to MSEADVKSHKIEFPCADYPIKVIGDTVVNFRDTVIEILKKHAEVDLSTLAERQSKEGKYTTVQLHIVATSEDQLHDINSALRATGIVKMVL; encoded by the coding sequence ATGAGCGAAGCAGACGTCAAGTCGCATAAAATCGAATTTCCCTGCGCCGACTATCCGATCAAGGTGATCGGCGACACCGTGGTCAACTTCCGCGATACGGTGATCGAAATCCTCAAGAAGCACGCCGAAGTCGACCTCTCGACCCTGGCCGAGCGGCAGAGCAAGGAAGGCAAGTACACCACCGTGCAACTGCACATCGTCGCCACCAGCGAAGATCAGCTGCACGACATCAACAGCGCCCTGCGTGCCACCGGCATCGTGAAAATGGTGCTCTGA
- the rodA gene encoding rod shape-determining protein RodA, translated as MRRRASFLQRIHIDGPLLLILLTLAAGSLFVLYSASGKNWDLLLKQATSFGLGLGSMFIIAQLEPRFMARWVPLAYLFGVLLLVVVDVMGHNAMGATRWINIPGVIRFQPSEFMKIIMPATLAWYLSKRTLPPHLRHVLISLVLIGVPFILIVRQPDLGTALLILAGGAFVLFMGGLRWRWIISVLTAAVPVAVGMWFFVMHDYQKQRVLTFLDPESDPLGTGWNIIQSKAAIGSGGVFGKGWLLGTQSHLDFLPESHTDFIIAVLGEEFGLVGICLLLIIYLLLIGRGLMITAQAQTLFGKLLAGSLTMTFFVYVFVNIGMVSGLLPVVGVPLPFISYGGTSLVTLLSAFGVLMSIHTHRKWIAQV; from the coding sequence ATGCGCCGCCGCGCCAGCTTCCTGCAACGCATCCACATCGATGGGCCGTTGCTGCTCATCCTCCTGACCCTGGCCGCCGGCAGCCTGTTCGTGCTGTATTCGGCCAGCGGCAAGAACTGGGACTTGCTGCTCAAGCAGGCGACCTCCTTCGGCCTGGGCCTGGGCTCGATGTTCATCATCGCCCAGCTCGAACCACGCTTCATGGCCCGTTGGGTGCCGCTGGCCTACCTGTTCGGCGTGCTGCTGCTGGTGGTGGTCGACGTCATGGGCCACAACGCCATGGGCGCCACGCGCTGGATCAACATTCCCGGGGTGATCCGCTTCCAGCCCTCGGAGTTCATGAAGATCATCATGCCGGCGACGTTGGCCTGGTACCTGTCCAAGCGCACCTTGCCGCCCCACCTCAGGCATGTGCTGATCAGCCTGGTGCTGATCGGCGTGCCATTCATTCTCATCGTGCGCCAGCCCGACCTGGGCACCGCGTTGCTGATTCTCGCTGGCGGCGCCTTCGTGCTGTTCATGGGCGGCTTGCGCTGGCGCTGGATCATCAGCGTGCTGACCGCAGCGGTGCCGGTGGCAGTGGGCATGTGGTTCTTCGTCATGCACGACTACCAGAAACAGCGCGTGCTGACCTTCCTCGACCCGGAAAGCGACCCGCTCGGCACCGGCTGGAACATCATTCAGTCGAAAGCCGCGATCGGGTCGGGCGGGGTGTTCGGCAAGGGCTGGCTGCTCGGCACCCAGTCGCACCTGGATTTTCTTCCCGAGAGCCATACCGACTTCATCATCGCCGTGCTCGGCGAGGAATTCGGCCTGGTGGGTATCTGCCTGTTGCTGATCATCTACCTGCTGCTGATCGGCCGCGGATTGATGATCACCGCCCAAGCGCAGACCCTGTTCGGCAAGCTGCTGGCCGGCAGCCTGACCATGACCTTCTTCGTGTACGTGTTCGTCAATATCGGTATGGTGAGCGGCTTGCTGCCGGTGGTAGGGGTGCCGTTGCCCTTCATCAGCTACGGCGGAACTTCGTTGGTGACGCTGCTGTCAGCGTTTGGCGTTTTGATGTCGATCCACACGCACCGCAAGTGGATCGCACAGGTTTGA
- a CDS encoding septal ring lytic transglycosylase RlpA family protein, which produces MRDFFQANTLKLIGCLAAALVLTSCSSSRPTATKPKQSGDIVRAQPGLDINRAHKDGAPWWDVDVNKIPDATPTVHTGNYKANPYTVLGKTYYPIQQSSNYRAEGTASWYGTKFHGQNTANGEVYDLYGMSAAHKTLPLPAYVRVTNLDNQRSVILRVNDRGPFYSDRIIDLSYAAAKKLGYAETGTARVRVEGIDPQQWWAQRGRPAPLVLKEPQMAQTQPIPASTGTVEQWTPPPQQHAAPVVPVQVGGNAGPANSGAMFLQVGAFANPDAAELLRSKLSTMVSAPVFISSIVRNQQTLHRVRLGPINSQGEVQQMQDSVRLANLGQAKLVSAD; this is translated from the coding sequence ATGCGCGATTTTTTCCAAGCGAACACCTTGAAGCTGATCGGCTGCCTAGCCGCTGCGCTGGTATTGACCAGTTGCTCGTCGAGCCGCCCGACCGCGACCAAACCCAAGCAGAGCGGCGATATCGTGCGTGCGCAGCCGGGCCTGGACATCAACCGTGCACACAAGGATGGCGCGCCTTGGTGGGACGTCGACGTCAACAAGATTCCCGACGCCACGCCGACCGTGCACACCGGCAACTACAAGGCCAACCCGTACACCGTACTGGGCAAGACCTACTACCCCATCCAGCAATCGAGCAACTACCGCGCCGAGGGCACTGCCTCGTGGTACGGCACCAAGTTCCATGGCCAGAACACCGCCAACGGCGAGGTCTATGACCTCTACGGCATGAGCGCGGCGCACAAGACCCTGCCGCTGCCGGCGTATGTGCGGGTGACCAACCTGGACAACCAGCGCAGTGTGATCCTGCGGGTCAATGACCGCGGGCCGTTCTACTCCGACCGCATCATCGACCTGTCCTACGCGGCGGCGAAAAAACTCGGCTATGCCGAAACCGGCACCGCTCGCGTGCGCGTCGAGGGCATCGATCCGCAGCAGTGGTGGGCCCAGCGTGGCCGTCCTGCGCCGCTGGTGCTCAAGGAACCGCAGATGGCGCAGACCCAGCCGATTCCGGCCAGCACCGGAACCGTCGAGCAGTGGACGCCGCCGCCGCAGCAGCACGCCGCACCCGTGGTGCCCGTGCAGGTCGGTGGCAACGCCGGCCCAGCCAACAGTGGCGCGATGTTCCTGCAGGTCGGCGCCTTCGCCAACCCCGATGCCGCCGAGCTGCTGCGCTCGAAACTGAGCACCATGGTCAGCGCGCCGGTGTTCATCAGCTCGATCGTGCGTAACCAGCAAACGCTGCACCGGGTTCGCCTGGGGCCGATCAACAGCCAGGGCGAAGTGCAGCAGATGCAGGACAGCGTGCGCCTGGCCAATCTTGGTCAGGCCAAGCTGGTCAGTGCCGACTGA
- the holA gene encoding DNA polymerase III subunit delta, with protein MKLAPAQLTKHLQGSLAPVYVVSGDDPLLCQEAADAIRVAARAQGFDERQVFSADANFDWGTLLQAGASLSLFAQRRLLELRLPSGKPGDKGAAALIEYCSRPAEDTVLLISLPRLDASAQRSKWGKVLVEGQACQFIQIWPVEARQLPQWINQRLAQAGLSAQREAVDLIATRVEGNLLAAAQEIEKLKLLAEGNQITVETVQAAVADSARFDVFGLVDAILAGDAGHALRILEGLRGEGVEPPVILWALARELRSLAGLAQQFSQGVPLDKAFSQAKPPIWDKRRPLVSKALQRLSAQRWAQLLQDAQRIDAQIKGQAEGSPWMSLSRLTLLMAGQRLALPAQ; from the coding sequence ATGAAGCTTGCCCCCGCCCAGCTCACCAAACACCTGCAAGGCAGCCTGGCGCCGGTCTACGTGGTCAGCGGCGACGACCCGCTGCTGTGCCAGGAAGCCGCCGATGCCATCCGCGTGGCCGCGCGCGCCCAAGGTTTCGATGAGCGCCAGGTGTTCAGCGCCGACGCCAACTTCGACTGGGGCACCTTGCTGCAAGCCGGTGCCAGCCTGTCGCTGTTCGCCCAGCGGCGCCTGCTGGAGCTGCGCCTGCCGTCGGGCAAACCCGGCGACAAAGGCGCTGCTGCATTGATCGAATACTGCAGCAGACCCGCCGAAGACACCGTGCTGCTGATCAGCCTGCCGCGGCTCGATGCCAGTGCCCAGCGCAGCAAGTGGGGCAAGGTGCTGGTGGAAGGTCAAGCGTGCCAGTTCATCCAGATCTGGCCAGTGGAAGCTCGGCAGTTACCGCAGTGGATTAATCAGCGCCTGGCCCAGGCCGGGTTGTCGGCGCAGCGCGAAGCGGTCGATCTGATCGCTACGCGAGTGGAAGGCAACCTGCTGGCCGCAGCGCAGGAAATCGAAAAGCTCAAGCTGCTTGCCGAAGGCAACCAGATCACCGTCGAGACGGTGCAGGCGGCAGTGGCCGACAGCGCGCGCTTCGATGTATTCGGCCTGGTCGATGCGATTCTGGCCGGTGACGCCGGCCATGCCCTGCGTATTCTCGAAGGGCTGCGCGGCGAGGGCGTCGAACCGCCGGTGATTCTCTGGGCACTGGCCCGCGAACTGCGCTCACTGGCAGGCCTGGCCCAGCAGTTCAGCCAGGGCGTGCCGCTGGACAAGGCCTTCAGCCAGGCCAAGCCACCGATCTGGGACAAGCGCCGGCCTTTGGTAAGCAAAGCGCTGCAGCGCCTCTCTGCCCAGCGCTGGGCGCAGCTGCTGCAGGATGCCCAGCGCATTGATGCGCAAATCAAGGGCCAGGCTGAAGGTTCGCCGTGGATGAGCCTGAGCCGCCTGACCCTGCTGATGGCAGGACAGCGCCTGGCACTGCCCGCGCAGTGA
- a CDS encoding S66 peptidase family protein, translating to MTGLQPADTRLPRALTPGACFAVIAPAGPARLDAHKACEWFVSRGYRCRLYPSVGEADGYLAGSDARRLKDLHDAFADPDVDAIVCMRGGYGSMRLLDGINFALLERHRKPLIGYSDITALHTAIARHAGFITFHGAMLNADLLGGKLEPTLSSLIEQLSGQLQPGSAIAHPAAFALSTVIAGQGSGRLLGGNLSMLGATFGTLAELDMEDAVLFIEDVNEPLYRVDRLLTQLRLAGKLAGLKGVLVGDFAGITVAALTPLLRDIFDPLQIPVLAGWRSGHCDPNLCLPLGAQVCLDSTAQTLTLEQGLFRS from the coding sequence ATGACCGGTCTTCAGCCCGCCGATACCCGCCTGCCCCGCGCGCTCACCCCTGGTGCCTGTTTTGCCGTGATCGCCCCCGCAGGCCCAGCTCGGCTGGATGCGCACAAGGCCTGCGAGTGGTTTGTCAGCAGGGGCTACCGGTGCCGTTTGTATCCTTCGGTGGGCGAGGCTGATGGCTACCTGGCGGGCAGCGATGCGCGACGCCTGAAAGACCTCCACGACGCCTTCGCAGACCCTGACGTCGATGCCATCGTCTGCATGCGCGGCGGCTACGGCAGCATGCGCCTGCTCGATGGCATCAACTTCGCGCTGCTGGAACGCCATCGCAAGCCGCTGATTGGCTACAGCGACATCACCGCACTGCATACGGCGATTGCCCGGCACGCGGGGTTCATTACCTTTCATGGGGCGATGCTCAATGCCGACTTGCTGGGCGGCAAGCTCGAGCCGACGCTGAGCTCACTGATCGAGCAGTTGTCGGGACAGTTGCAGCCGGGTAGCGCAATCGCGCACCCCGCGGCGTTTGCGCTGAGCACGGTCATTGCAGGGCAGGGCAGCGGGCGTCTGTTGGGGGGCAACCTGTCGATGCTCGGGGCCACTTTTGGCACGCTGGCCGAGCTTGATATGGAGGATGCGGTGCTGTTCATCGAGGATGTCAACGAACCGCTGTATCGGGTCGATCGCCTGCTGACTCAGCTACGCCTGGCGGGCAAGCTTGCCGGGCTGAAAGGGGTATTGGTGGGCGATTTCGCCGGCATCACGGTCGCGGCGCTGACGCCCTTGTTACGGGATATCTTCGACCCCTTGCAGATACCGGTACTGGCCGGCTGGCGCAGCGGCCATTGCGACCCGAACCTGTGCCTGCCCTTGGGCGCCCAGGTGTGCCTGGACAGCACGGCGCAGACCCTGACGCTCGAGCAAGGCCTGTTCAGGTCGTAG
- the lptE gene encoding LPS assembly lipoprotein LptE has product MIKRNLLVMGLAVMLSACGFQLRGTGANDLNIRELDLSARNAYGDTVKQLRTALENNGVKVYSGAPYHLVLTNEQDTQRAATYTGGTRSAEYELTTVVSYVVQGLNNAELLSDTLEVHKMYVHDGNNITGSDLEAQRVRKEMRNNVVQGLMLRLQQLTPAQLDELQRKADLRAKAEAEQMEAARRAQDATPQQSPMEVPAN; this is encoded by the coding sequence ATGATCAAACGCAATCTGCTGGTGATGGGCCTGGCCGTCATGCTCAGCGCCTGCGGCTTCCAGCTGCGCGGCACCGGTGCCAATGACCTGAACATCCGCGAACTCGATCTCAGCGCGCGCAACGCCTATGGCGATACGGTCAAGCAACTGCGCACCGCGCTGGAAAACAACGGCGTCAAGGTGTACAGCGGCGCGCCGTACCACTTGGTGCTGACCAACGAGCAGGACACCCAGCGCGCAGCCACCTACACCGGCGGCACCCGCTCGGCCGAGTACGAACTGACCACCGTGGTCAGCTATGTCGTGCAGGGCCTGAACAACGCCGAGCTGCTGTCCGACACGCTGGAAGTGCACAAGATGTACGTGCATGACGGCAACAACATCACTGGCTCCGACCTCGAAGCCCAGCGCGTGCGCAAAGAAATGCGCAACAATGTCGTCCAGGGCCTGATGCTGCGCCTGCAGCAACTGACGCCAGCGCAGCTCGACGAGCTGCAGCGCAAGGCCGACCTGCGCGCCAAGGCCGAGGCCGAGCAGATGGAAGCGGCCCGCCGTGCGCAGGACGCCACGCCCCAGCAATCGCCGATGGAAGTTCCGGCCAATTGA
- a CDS encoding lytic murein transglycosylase, producing MPPSLFPRWQSRQLIAASSLILLVACAEKPTAADALPLPPAQPAPVVTVPNAQADTSNDIQPVQTFAQWQAGFRQQALQAGISASLFDRAFLGITPDMDVIKADRSQPEFSRPVWEYLEGALSPLRVRNGKRLLEQNADLLARLEQRYGVDRQILVAVWGMESNFGQFQGSKSVIRSLATLAYEGRRPQFAQDQLIAALQILQNGDIQPEAMLGSWAGAMGQTQFIPTTYNTHAVDFDGDGRRDIWKSTPDALASTAHYLQSSGWKRGQPWGFEVQVPAGFDYWQADGAQRKPVSQWLQMGVTLPAGTQLPAGSNELSAALLLPAGARGPAFLVLDNFRAILKYNNSSSYALAVSLLGDRFSGWGFIGGSWPKDDQPLSRSERVELQNLLNASGHEAGNADGIIGANTRKAIRTAQQALGWPADGYPTHKLLDSLRR from the coding sequence ATGCCTCCCAGTCTTTTCCCTCGCTGGCAATCGCGCCAGCTGATCGCGGCCTCCAGTCTCATTCTGCTCGTGGCCTGCGCGGAAAAACCCACCGCCGCCGATGCGCTACCGCTCCCCCCGGCGCAACCGGCGCCAGTGGTCACGGTGCCGAACGCTCAAGCTGACACCAGCAACGATATCCAGCCCGTTCAGACGTTCGCTCAATGGCAGGCAGGCTTCCGCCAGCAGGCGCTGCAAGCCGGCATCTCCGCCAGCCTGTTCGACCGTGCTTTCCTCGGTATCACGCCGGACATGGACGTGATCAAGGCCGACCGCAGCCAACCCGAGTTCAGCCGTCCGGTGTGGGAGTACCTCGAAGGCGCGCTGTCGCCGCTGCGGGTGCGTAACGGCAAGCGCCTGCTCGAGCAGAACGCCGATCTGCTGGCGCGCCTGGAACAGCGCTATGGGGTCGACCGGCAGATTCTGGTCGCGGTGTGGGGCATGGAAAGCAACTTCGGCCAATTCCAGGGCAGCAAATCGGTTATTCGCTCGCTGGCGACCCTGGCTTATGAGGGTCGCCGTCCGCAGTTCGCCCAGGATCAACTGATTGCCGCCTTGCAGATTCTGCAGAACGGCGACATCCAGCCCGAGGCCATGCTCGGTTCGTGGGCCGGCGCCATGGGCCAGACCCAGTTCATTCCCACCACCTACAACACCCATGCGGTGGACTTCGACGGCGACGGCCGCCGCGACATCTGGAAAAGCACGCCCGATGCCCTCGCCTCCACCGCCCACTATCTTCAAAGCTCGGGCTGGAAGCGTGGCCAGCCGTGGGGCTTCGAGGTACAAGTGCCGGCCGGCTTCGATTACTGGCAGGCCGACGGCGCGCAGCGCAAACCCGTCAGCCAATGGCTGCAAATGGGCGTGACCTTGCCTGCTGGCACGCAGTTGCCGGCTGGCAGCAACGAACTATCCGCCGCATTGCTGCTGCCGGCAGGCGCTCGCGGCCCGGCTTTCCTGGTGCTGGACAACTTCCGCGCCATCCTCAAGTACAACAACTCTTCGTCGTACGCGCTGGCGGTCAGCCTACTCGGCGATCGCTTCTCCGGCTGGGGTTTCATCGGCGGCAGTTGGCCGAAAGATGACCAACCCCTGAGCCGCAGCGAGCGTGTCGAACTGCAGAACCTGCTCAATGCCAGCGGTCACGAGGCTGGCAATGCCGATGGCATCATCGGCGCGAACACGCGCAAGGCGATTCGTACCGCGCAGCAGGCGCTGGGCTGGCCGGCCGATGGCTACCCCACGCACAAACTGCTCGATAGCTTGCGCAGGTAG
- the mltB gene encoding lytic murein transglycosylase B produces the protein MQVVRGWAARWVPWIGALGLLGAVQQANAGDYDGSPQVAEFVAEMTRDHGFASEQLFEVFAEVQRKQSILDAISRPAERVKPWKEYRPMFLTDARIARGVDFWRQHEAVLARAEQEYGVPAQVIVAIIGVETFFGRNTGNFRVIDALSTLGFDYPPRAQFFRKELREYLLLAREQQVDPLTLKGSYAGAMGLPQFMPSSFRAYAVDFDGDGHINIWNNPDDAIGSVASYFKRHGWVAGQGVVSRAQVSGERFEQGVTQGIEPASTVAQLRALGWSSHDALPDDLPVTAFRLEGDNGAEYWMGLKNFYAITRYNRSVMYAMAVHQLSEQLVKARGVN, from the coding sequence ATGCAAGTCGTGCGCGGCTGGGCCGCTCGTTGGGTACCGTGGATCGGTGCCTTGGGGTTGCTTGGCGCTGTCCAGCAAGCCAATGCCGGCGATTACGATGGCTCGCCGCAGGTGGCCGAGTTCGTCGCCGAGATGACCCGCGACCACGGCTTCGCCAGCGAGCAGCTGTTCGAGGTGTTCGCCGAGGTGCAGCGCAAGCAGTCGATTCTCGACGCCATTTCGCGCCCGGCCGAGCGGGTCAAGCCGTGGAAGGAATACCGGCCGATGTTCCTCACCGACGCGCGCATTGCCCGTGGTGTCGACTTCTGGCGCCAGCACGAAGCCGTGCTGGCCCGCGCCGAGCAGGAATACGGCGTGCCGGCGCAAGTGATCGTGGCGATCATCGGCGTCGAAACCTTCTTTGGCCGCAACACCGGCAACTTCCGCGTGATCGATGCGTTGTCGACCCTGGGCTTCGATTACCCGCCGCGTGCGCAGTTCTTCCGCAAGGAGCTGCGTGAGTACCTGCTGCTGGCCCGCGAGCAGCAAGTCGATCCGCTGACCCTCAAAGGCTCCTACGCCGGCGCCATGGGCCTGCCGCAGTTCATGCCGAGCAGCTTCCGCGCCTACGCGGTGGATTTCGACGGCGACGGTCATATCAATATCTGGAACAACCCGGATGATGCCATCGGCAGTGTCGCCAGCTACTTCAAGCGTCACGGCTGGGTTGCCGGCCAAGGCGTGGTCAGCCGCGCCCAGGTCAGCGGCGAGCGCTTCGAGCAAGGCGTCACCCAAGGCATCGAGCCGGCCAGCACGGTGGCTCAGTTGCGAGCGCTGGGCTGGTCGAGTCATGATGCGCTGCCTGACGATCTGCCGGTCACCGCGTTTCGCCTCGAAGGCGACAACGGCGCGGAATACTGGATGGGCCTGAAGAACTTCTACGCAATCACTCGCTACAACCGCAGCGTGATGTATGCCATGGCGGTGCATCAGCTTTCCGAGCAGCTGGTCAAGGCACGAGGCGTCAACTAA
- the lipA gene encoding lipoyl synthase encodes MTTVQEAVPNLIATTDVTPRPAPKKVEAGVKLRGAEKVARIPVKIIPTDELPKKPDWIRVRIPVSPEVDRIKQLLRKHKLHSVCEEASCPNLGECFSGGTATFMIMGDICTRRCPFCDVGHGRPKALDADEPKNLAVAIADLRLKYVVITSVDRDDLRDGGAQHFADCIREIRALSPGVQLETLVPDYRGRMDVALAITAAEPPDVFNHNLETVPRLYKAARPGSDYDWSLDLLQKFKQLVPHVPTKSGLMLGLGETDEEVIEVMHRMREHDIDMLTLGQYLQPSRSHLPVQRFVHPDTFAWFAEEGYKMGFKNVASGPLVRSSYHADQQAHEAKIKL; translated from the coding sequence ATGACAACTGTGCAAGAAGCCGTGCCGAACCTCATCGCCACCACCGACGTCACGCCGCGTCCGGCGCCCAAGAAAGTCGAAGCCGGCGTCAAGCTGCGCGGTGCCGAGAAGGTTGCGCGGATTCCGGTGAAGATCATCCCCACCGATGAGCTGCCGAAGAAGCCCGACTGGATTCGTGTGCGCATTCCGGTATCGCCGGAGGTCGACCGCATCAAGCAACTGCTGCGCAAGCACAAGCTGCACAGCGTTTGCGAAGAAGCCTCCTGCCCGAACCTGGGCGAGTGTTTCTCGGGCGGCACCGCCACTTTCATGATCATGGGCGACATCTGCACCCGTCGTTGCCCGTTCTGCGACGTCGGCCATGGCCGGCCCAAGGCGCTGGACGCCGACGAGCCGAAGAACCTGGCCGTGGCCATCGCCGACCTGCGCCTCAAGTACGTGGTAATCACCTCGGTTGACCGCGACGACCTGCGCGACGGCGGTGCCCAGCACTTTGCCGACTGCATTCGGGAAATCCGCGCGCTGTCACCGGGTGTGCAGTTGGAAACCCTGGTGCCGGACTACCGCGGGCGCATGGACGTGGCGCTGGCCATCACCGCCGCCGAGCCACCGGATGTGTTCAACCACAACCTGGAAACCGTGCCACGCCTGTACAAGGCCGCGCGTCCGGGTTCTGACTACGACTGGTCGCTCGACCTGCTGCAGAAATTCAAGCAACTGGTGCCGCATGTGCCGACCAAGTCGGGCCTGATGCTGGGCCTGGGTGAAACCGACGAAGAGGTCATCGAGGTCATGCACCGCATGCGTGAGCATGACATCGACATGCTCACCCTCGGCCAGTACCTGCAACCGTCGCGCAGCCACCTGCCGGTGCAGCGCTTCGTGCACCCGGACACCTTCGCCTGGTTCGCCGAAGAAGGTTACAAGATGGGCTTCAAGAACGTGGCCTCCGGGCCGCTGGTGCGTTCCTCGTACCACGCCGACCAGCAGGCGCACGAAGCCAAGATCAAGCTCTGA